The window AtttaggaatgttatttccggaataacatctcttccaagatacttggatctaacttcgacgaatgcctgacagtggcaaagaaagtgctccagtgtttcactgtcctctccacatgatctacatacgtctgaatacGCAcctccaattttgcataaatgtgcgtCTATTCAGAATACgaactatcatactaacttcagacttgttcattttgaggagaatttttcgtcttgctctcatcaccATATAGAatttttgtggttctacccactgtttcattattccaagaagtcTTATGGAATTCTCCTACCCATATTTTtggttcagcttttgttgcgttgaATGGTTTTGCATTTGCATTCTACTCCCGTGTGGGCTGGTActcatatgatgtgaaccttacctctgggagagtattctgtaaaagctttcttacaatccaatatggTCTTAGATTTtgttctatctcctgatatcgccctaattgccttttAGCTGTCGGCGCTGTGGGCGCCACATTTATTATAATTCAATTTATGCAAACTTCAAACTTCACAACAACGGAATATACAATGTGACGTTAAAACAACTTAGCGAGTGGGGGTCGCTAAGGAGGGACTGTCATACCGATATCCCTCCTATCACCAGTCTCAAAAGCATTTGAGGCGCTTGTCTTCCCCCAACTTTCCATCCACCTAACAGCAAATCGTCATCAGCATAGTTTCCGCAAAATGCACATCACCACCACATCATTAACTGCCATTGCCACACAGATCTCACAAGGTATAAATCAGCAGAGACCCTGTGGAAGGGCGGTCTTAGTGACTCTTGAACTGTCGTAAGCCTTCGAGACTGTCAGTAAATTTATCGCAAATTATCTGAATGGTCAGTCGCCCGCAGAGTCCCAAGGTTCACCAAAGCGCTAGCCGACAGCACTTGCAGTCGTTCGCAGAGTCCTAAGGTTCACCAAAGCGCTAGCCATCAGCTCTtgggatatttattaaaaaccctTCTTAGCAACATATACAGCAATTGGTCGGTCAGTAGTTAgttatgctgctccagtgtggtcaCCTACGCACAGTGATACATAGTGAAGAAATAATCAAAGCTACCAAAACGTCTCCCTTAAGGTCTGCCTACAAATCACTTCGGAACACCACCTGCACGAGGAAAGTGAAATTCCTTCTTAACAAGAACCACAATATCATGTTGACTAAACAGTTCCTTCTAGGATGTTATTGAATGAGTTatcccaactttaacatcacacatCGGATGAGTCATCCCAAGTTTGACACCACACAGTTGAAAGaaaacctgccgcggaaaacaaaAGAAGTTCTGGCACAACTAAGATTGTATTGGAGCAACATGCTTTATGCCTACTGGTCACGTTTAGTTTGTGACGTCCCCAACAAATATCCTGCATGTGGTCAAGGTCCTCATGACACCCACCAGAACTGCTCAGCCAATCCAACTTCACTTCGTCCAATGGATATATGGAGGCACTCAGTTAaagtagcccaatttttagGACTGGACATTGATGTGTAACCTCAACATGATCATTGTAAAGTTAAACTGGTACAACATTCCGTGACGCAATACGTCTAGTGTCTAGTCCAATATGTCAGGTTGATGACGTATACTGTAAACGGTCTGCGTCAATTCACACAAAGATAAGAGCTGATAATGTCGTCTCATATCTTACATGTGTTTCGATTGGAGAAATATCTACCAATGTTTTTAAAGCTTAGGTTTACGTAGTGCTCATGATACCACTTATCCCCAAGAAACATTAAGGCAGAACTCCCTATAATGACATTTTGTTCACTTTTTTCTGGGTATTTAACTCTGTCGTTCACTAATATCGCCTTGTCCCAGATCGAAGGTTTAATTTCAGGAAGGAACTTtggttttcttataaaaacacCGTTTTCGATTTTAGTTTGGTAACATTCTGTCCCCTTGGTTTAGCCCAACCGAAAGCCGTATTTTGAGCCTCCTCTGCCCTCCAcctaattaattttattcatactctttttcatccactgggtagacttaacAACGGTataccatcgcccctgaatccttcaatgaagaactcagatgGCAATTTGTGTACATGGATTGGGCCGGCCCTTTGCTGatgtactcgagctatctaatctcttgccaaagtagccTCGTAGCGGAATGACAGGCTGCAATTGCTCAAGCCCAATGCAGACCCCGACAAAAGCAataactggtctatagtcaatagaatTGGGTGTCGAGTCctaacatcaggtgaaatcgatCCTCCGGTTATACCGCAGgatgaccacccttatgatgccGTGAAAGACTCGTTCCAGTGCATTCTTTAATCTTTTTAaacccgcgcaaccacactactgagatagttttttggcaacagcacctagagacatatttggtagtccgcaatacccaacaaaatggatcaggatccctcttttatgaaccgataatGTGAtaaaggaaataggaattccAAAGTCAATAATTGCCACGACAAGTAGTCGCCTaacatgtatcaatatatcctgttaaGATGGCAACAGtaccgaagaacttccccgaagcgaaAAATCGGTATTTATCTCCAATATATAGAGACTTTCTCAATCGTTCACTATTCCatcgcatcagttccattctcaTTATCACCAAGGTGGAaatttcaccaaggtaacatgcccccgggggataGAAGGATAAGGTTATATTATGTACCGAacctttatgaaaatttcatccaTCTAGCTCTAGTTTATGCCCAattgtgttttcaacagacagacggacacgcGGATATTTCTAGATTGTCTTAGAAtctaaaacattaaataagaGCTACTTTTACAATCACTAAACCTTTGGTTCAAATCTCTATTAAAATAGtacgtttaaatttaaattattttattttgtgatcTATCAATGTTTCAAAACACAtccattaatatattttaaaagtaatagtTAGACTTATAACTTACCTCCCCCACTACGATAGCACAGATATGGAAAACGCCAAACATTTCCCAAACCAACAGCATATCCTAAACACGATAATATAAATTCGGTCTTTGAAGCCCAACGACCTCGATTGTCATCGGGAGTGTATTTGTCAGCTGCaagagcagcagcagcagtaacagTTGGTTTTGTGTTAATTCTACTACTACAATTTTCAGCATCACTTTGCTGCGCATATTTACCACTAgacattattttcaaataaaaatcacttcTCACGccaaagtgaaaatatttacaatgttgtaagaaaattaaataaaaaagtaaaaaaacaattagcagcacttaagatttaaacataaataaatttatatttagtgcaacacaattgttgaaaatttatttttaaacgttatatttatgtattgatTCTATATTTAGTAACACTTTAAAGTTTTCACTTTTATGGATTTATTTTAATCTATTTAGTATTCCTTTAATTATATATGCGAAACGATTTCTTTCTATTCACATTTTTTCCTTCTTTGGGAGATTTTCCACATTGTAACCGTTCAAAAACTCGATGTCAACTAAATTGAATTTGTGTTTTGGATTTGatgaacttttttttacattttaaaatgtttttctttctgCGCCCCCATTTCCGTCATTCTGCAAATTACATACGTTGTTTAAGTACAAACACTACTGACAGATGTTGATGCTATTTTCTTAttctttagtaaaattttgtctaaatttgtgtgaattttttcttttagtttttcactTAAACGTTGATAAGTGTTTTTTACCCTACACATCTATATTTGGCAAGATCTAATTCGTTTGCTTTGATATATGTTTATACTGTTATTCTTttattatagatagatagatagatagatagatagatagatagatagatagatagatagatagatagatagatagatagatagatagatagatagatagatagatagatagatagatagatagatagatagatagatagatagatagatagatagatagatagatagatagatagatagacagatagatagatagatagatagatagatagatagatagatagatagatagatagatagatagatagatagatagatagatagatagatagatagatagatagatagatagatagatagatagatagatagatagatagatagatagatagatagatagatagatagatagatagatagatagatagatagatagatagatagatagatagatagatagatagatagatagatagatagatagatagatagatagatagatagatagatagatagatagatagatagatagatagatagatagatagatagatagatagatagatagatagataaaggTTTATAAAAGAAACCTTTACATGAACATTAATTACTCTACCACATTCTTTGAAAATCTATGCGTAATGCTCTCACATTTAGTTCAAAACTAGACTTTCGAACATCAATGATATAGGGTATCATAATGTCGTTACAACCGAACTATAATATcttatttgttacttttttattgttgctaATTTAAATGATTAAGCATCTCGTCAATTTAAGTATCaggaactaaacaaaaaaaaaaataaataaaaaaataaaatgaataaataactaaatcgTTTTTGCAACAAACTTAAAAGGTGCCATACGCGCCTTATGACAAATTTCTATTTCTATACGAAGAGAAGTTCACAATTACTTATTAAGGTCGTTAAAGTGTTAATGACATTTTGTTAATGTATTAAATTGATgataaaagaattattttaaaacctaAATACATTAGAACAAAATCGAGAGAGATATACAACGAATACGAGATAATCACACTCTTAAGTGAATAATCTTGTAGATACAAATATGAAATCATCTTATTCaaccttaaaagaaaaaagcaaCATTGAAATTTTCAGCGTTTTTTCAGGCTCTCAAGAGTCCAtgtgaaataattaaatttgaatcaATGTTAAtacaatgttaaaaatatatttttaaatcatggtTAATACTACTTAAAACTTTGGAAAGAATAGTCGATAAACACATTAGGATTTTGATTGACAAATAACTCCTCTAAGGTTTTCAATACGCGTACATAATGGGTAAATCTATTGAGACCCCACATAagggatttttaataaaacctgtgttatgaaaattttgttcttctTTGCAACAATGTCAATACCTCTCAGATGGGATGATGGATATATCTACTAAAAGTTTTAGGAGAACTATCACGAAATAAATCGATGAATCTTGCCTGGAAGACACACAAATCTCCAAACCGGCAATTCAGTACAATATTGCTGAAAAGGTATTGTGAGACCTTATCTGGCAGCCTTTTAAGTTCATTTTTCGAAAGAAAATGAATATTTGAATGCAATTTAGtaatacaaagtattttttaaataatttaaattttaaaagcctTTTGCGGTGAAATACAATTTGACAAATAGATGGCGCTGTTTTAGTGTTCATAAAAACCCTGTATTCGTACACTAAACATACTTCATCATAGAAATGATGGCGGCTAACAGCGAGTCGCTGCTTTTACTTTAAATCATCATTGTTAAAGCGTCGGCAGGACGACGTTAAAATAGGGTCCAGTAAGTACTagagttctatagttgaaacgaaaagtcgacttttcgacattttgcatttagttaaaagtcgactctttacatttttgtatttagttaaaagtcgacttttcgactttttgcattaagttaaaagtcgactttttacatttagttaaaagtctactttttgcattatatgaaaagtcgatttttcgactatatttattttataaatagtcgacttttcgactgttttcgtcttttcgactttttttttacttttttcgactttttttggacTCTTTttgaccttttccgacttttcgacttttttcgaattttcgacttttcaacttttttcgacttttttttcgcttttttcgacttttgttgacttttttcaactttttccgacttttcgacttttttcgacttttattaacaaagtcgactttacgacttgtttcacagacgatagtcgagttatcgacttttttggaacaaaatagtcgacttcgacttttttcgacaaaaagtcgattgttcgattattcgaaagtcgatttatagaaccctagtaagTAGCCCCTTAAAATGATAATCTggggtagggttctataaatcgactttttgtcgaaaaaagtcgaagtcgactattttattccaaaaaagtcgataacgcGACTACTGTcattgaaaaaagtcgaaaatagtagaaaaaagtcaaaaattgtcgaaaatgtttaaaatgtggaaaaagtcgaaattgCATTGCGATATATCTTATAGTTACAGAGATACCGAATAATTTccaaaagtaaaagtttttaaaccaTTGTGAattgatgaaaatttaaaaattacgcTAGCCGAATATTTAGACGGCTTACTGTCTAATTTAAGTCGAAGTCGATTATTTTAGTGCTTGGCGCCGCTAATATTTGCCGACGCAGGGCTCTGTCTGACAGTTGCTCAGtttgcaaatatttcaaaagtttaaTTTGATTGTGCcgcaaaaatacatttttctttgttgctttttatttctctgcatattttgtgttaaataataattttattaaagtttcaaAGCgagaaaaagcaaaaatatggTATCGCGTAAAAATAATAGTAGTAATAACAATGATACCTCCAATGCCTTTAGTTATGTACGCGATTTCAGTGCCCAGGCGAGTCATTATCGCAATAACAAGTCGGAGGAGTCTTTAGTGCTACTTAATCGTACTGCCTCTCTGCTAAGCTCTGCCATACATCCACATCATTTTGCTCCTGGTAATTTGGAAATTTCCAAGTTTTTCATTGACTTACATGCCGTCATGGGCACGTTGTCCATTGATGCTGATGCTCTATGGACTTGTGTGGGAATTTTGCAACATTGCTGCAAAAATTTAGAGGCTCGCAAAGCTATAGTGGATGAATATCGTTATATACCTTTGTTAACATTTATTCTAAAGCGTACACAAGCTGGAGATAAACGTCAACGTTTACTCACCCTCTTGCAGGAATTAACTTTTGGCATAAAGATCACCTGGGAAGAACCTTATATAGTAGTACTGTTGGAACAGTTAGTGCAAATTGTCTATCAATCTGTCGAGGAGGGAGAAGAAATGCATGCTCAGCTATCTTTATCGATATTGATAAATCTTTGTTATAAgaattttgtggttttatttctatttttgcgGTCCGTTAACATATCCAGTTTTAGTCGCCGTATACAAAACTATGGCATGTTGgcgaataaaatgttaattatacTATCCGAAGATATACATTCTCCTGATCAGAAAgaattacatttgtttttacGCTCTAGTTTTGCAGCTGTCGATGATTGTATTAAACATTGGAATATTCCGCATTTGAGACATATTGTAGAGTTTTTAAGAGATTCACGGGCCCACAGTGGACTTCATCAGGCTATGTTGTGTTATGAGCACTATTGTGAAGACATTGAAAAGTTGTTGgatgtaagtaaatttaaaataaaaaaaataatttcaagttAATAGAATTGATTTAGAGATGAATTTAGAACCATATTTTTCTGAACATAACATcgaacttttaatttttttaacattaactcTAATTCTTAACATTTACTCAATTCTTTACATTTAACTTAACTTTTTTGCCATTATTTTTGAATATCTAAAGCATATTGAGGCCCGCAACTCTATGGACGATTCTAATGAGGAATCtcgtaaacaacaacaaatttgcaTGGGTCtactttttcaattaattgAATACATAATGGAACTATCAGCTCAACCGGATACGGATGGTAATGAAAATGTGGCCATAAGTTTAGACTCAAATATACCACGAATATTTGAACTTTTAAGTAATTGGTTGGAATCTGATATTTGTGGTGTGGAAGCGGTTAATCTATTAGATAGTTTAGTAAGACTAGGTAATATTTCAAAACAACTATATAATgaaacatttaagtaaaaaactaCGTTTATTTGCAGCTAAAAAAGAAACCATAGCACCACGTATTGCTAGAGATCCCTCCATAATAATACAACTTATAACGGCCACAGAGAAATCAGATACTTCAGCTCTACATACAGCAGCGGTGTTACAACTTCTAGTATCACTGTTGCATCAAACTAAAacggaaaaattaattttatccaAAATAACTGAatcttattttgataaaattttattaccttTGCTGAATATAAAGTCCGAAATGCCCGATAATTGTTTGAATATGgaagaaatagaaaaattcatattttgtttattgctACTAATCAACTTTACGGAAATTGCTAAAAAGGcctattttgaaaaatgttgcaCCCTATTGCAGTTGTCACAAATACAACAGGCTCTAGCCAGAGCCATGATAAGTGGCAGTGAGAAATTATGTTCGGCTGTATTTCAAATATCACAATTTGAACATTTTCCACAAACAGAAGTGGCGAAAGTAAGTTTAGGGTTAACaaaaattcattgaaatatctgcaatttataaatttcaattttagctTATTTCCAAATTAAATGCCTCAACAAATCAATTGATTCCTGCAGTTCCTACCGGAGATCAATGGCGTAATTTAAATGCCATTCTCAAAAGTCATAAAACATTTGTTAGTAAAGAACTGGAAGAACGTTTACAGGCTCTCATTGATGTCATAACTCAAGCTCAAAACAATAATCAGCTGCATAATGTGGCGACTTCACAAATTAtagaactttttaattataaactagaAAAATTTAGTTCAGCTGAAAGTTCGATGCAAAAGAGACTCGAAGAAGCTAGTAAAGAGGTTTAGtatattaatttacattttctacttaaaatatttatcttaatttttcGTTTGCAGATAACACATCTAACACAACGCATCAATTTACAAAATGCCGAATTAGATAAATATCACACCATGAACTTTGAACTGCATATAAATCAGGAATCTTTGCAGACTCAGTGTAAAGATTTAAAACATCAAAAAGATAATCTAAAACGTAATATgactgatttaatgaaaaaactttCTGAACAATCAGAAACTTTGAAAATTAATGAGAAACGTTTGGCGGTTAAGGTATCAGAAATGAttggtatgttttttttttaggttacaattaaaataattttatgatttaattttaatttttattgtttatctcttttaagttttacaaaaagaCTATAATGATCTCAAAGAAGAACTGCATGCTAAAACAGAGGAACTAGAGAAACTTCATACGGCTGCTAAGGAAAATGTAAGTAGATTTTTAAAATGGATTTGGATTTAAGTAATCTAAGACTTACTAGTGGCTTTGTAAAGCATGGAAGCTTTAATTATGCAAGTTTATTGACGTTATTAATATACCAGAGCTGTAAATGAATCATTCATTTCTGATTTTAGTTCGTTTTCGAATTGacttaattgttgttgtaaaatctAAAACTATACAGTAATCTAGTTGTGGGGTTCTAAATCAATGTCCACGCTtaaaaattgggctacttcaactggatgcgtccataaatccattggacagggtgaagtagggttggctgagtagttgaatatgtggtgggtataATGAGGACCCTGACCACATGCAGGACATTCgttggggacggcacggtctatacgtgaccagtagttgttgttgttgttgtagcagctcgactgtggccgatagttcttttctggggaaaaaaactttcggttgatacagctgtcgctgggttgataATCTTTggcgagtatgactcgggtcgttccggagcgaagatccaattgtcttGGGAACGTTTTCGTGGAACGTTTTAGTTGTGCCAGAACTACTATTGTTTTCCGCGGCATGTTTTCTGCCGtgtctgctatgggcggtgggcgacctcATTCATTCCCCGACAACCGGAATGACCCGAATTATTCCGtcccagcaacaacaacaacaacaacaaaaat of the Lucilia cuprina isolate Lc7/37 chromosome 2, ASM2204524v1, whole genome shotgun sequence genome contains:
- the LOC111687449 gene encoding uncharacterized protein LOC111687449, which gives rise to MVSRKNNSSNNNDTSNAFSYVRDFSAQASHYRNNKSEESLVLLNRTASLLSSAIHPHHFAPGNLEISKFFIDLHAVMGTLSIDADALWTCVGILQHCCKNLEARKAIVDEYRYIPLLTFILKRTQAGDKRQRLLTLLQELTFGIKITWEEPYIVVLLEQLVQIVYQSVEEGEEMHAQLSLSILINLCYKNFVVLFLFLRSVNISSFSRRIQNYGMLANKMLIILSEDIHSPDQKELHLFLRSSFAAVDDCIKHWNIPHLRHIVEFLRDSRAHSGLHQAMLCYEHYCEDIEKLLDHIEARNSMDDSNEESRKQQQICMGLLFQLIEYIMELSAQPDTDGNENVAISLDSNIPRIFELLSNWLESDICGVEAVNLLDSLVRLAKKETIAPRIARDPSIIIQLITATEKSDTSALHTAAVLQLLVSLLHQTKTEKLILSKITESYFDKILLPLLNIKSEMPDNCLNMEEIEKFIFCLLLLINFTEIAKKAYFEKCCTLLQLSQIQQALARAMISGSEKLCSAVFQISQFEHFPQTEVAKLISKLNASTNQLIPAVPTGDQWRNLNAILKSHKTFVSKELEERLQALIDVITQAQNNNQLHNVATSQIIELFNYKLEKFSSAESSMQKRLEEASKEITHLTQRINLQNAELDKYHTMNFELHINQESLQTQCKDLKHQKDNLKRNMTDLMKKLSEQSETLKINEKRLAVKVSEMIVLQKDYNDLKEELHAKTEELEKLHTAAKENSSRIDKLKKTIAAFEVDIKEKLRHIEEKERDLAKTQKALEEQKEAKKKSDGVITVLESQLQEKNEQIRNYELELSETEELRKTIMSLMESKKPKRK